In candidate division KSB1 bacterium, one genomic interval encodes:
- the rimO gene encoding 30S ribosomal protein S12 methylthiotransferase RimO, whose protein sequence is MKLCMITLGCPKNLVDSEYLLGALGNNQIQLVPQADEADVVIINTCGFILPAREEAIETILEAVQLKAIGKVQQVYVAGCLPQRYLTELQQSIPEVDAFFDQYDFRRIGQQLAQRWKLPVSGQTIMRVLQTPDHYAYLKIAEGCDNRCHYCTIPAIKGSYREWPVANLIEEAQQLAERGVRELILVAQDTTYYGWKQNQPNLLVQLIHAISKIESIQWIRLLYAHPARMNDSIFRLYNECAKLCRYIDLPIQHISDPMLRAMGRMGTGDEIRRVIDRLRREVPEIAIRTTVMVGYPGESKADFELLRQFIEEAQFERLGVFQFYAEEGTPAARLPDQIAPEVKQERYEEIMELQADISEQHNQQLVGRTLPVIIDERNESSDEYFGRTQWDAPQIDNTVHIIGDLKIGQIYSVGIERATEYDLWGEVSS, encoded by the coding sequence TTCCGCAAGCTGATGAGGCGGATGTCGTAATCATTAACACTTGTGGTTTTATCCTGCCTGCCCGGGAGGAGGCGATCGAAACCATTTTAGAGGCTGTGCAGTTAAAGGCCATCGGCAAGGTGCAGCAGGTCTATGTCGCTGGATGTTTGCCGCAGCGCTATTTGACTGAATTGCAGCAATCGATCCCTGAAGTCGATGCGTTCTTTGATCAATATGATTTTCGCCGGATCGGTCAACAACTGGCGCAGCGATGGAAACTACCCGTATCTGGCCAAACCATCATGCGTGTATTGCAAACGCCGGACCACTATGCCTATTTGAAAATCGCAGAGGGCTGTGACAATCGCTGTCATTATTGTACCATTCCAGCTATAAAGGGAAGTTATCGCGAATGGCCTGTTGCAAATCTGATCGAAGAAGCCCAGCAATTGGCCGAGCGCGGCGTGAGAGAGCTCATTTTGGTGGCCCAGGATACTACTTATTATGGATGGAAACAAAATCAACCGAACCTGCTGGTCCAGCTTATTCATGCCATTAGCAAAATAGAATCGATCCAGTGGATTCGTTTGCTCTATGCTCATCCGGCGCGGATGAACGATTCGATTTTTCGATTGTATAATGAATGCGCGAAGCTATGTCGCTATATTGATCTTCCAATCCAACATATTTCAGATCCGATGTTGCGCGCCATGGGGCGTATGGGCACAGGGGATGAAATCCGCCGAGTGATTGATCGGCTCCGGCGTGAGGTGCCAGAGATCGCCATCCGAACCACGGTCATGGTTGGTTATCCAGGCGAGAGCAAAGCGGATTTCGAATTGCTCCGTCAATTTATTGAGGAGGCGCAATTTGAGCGGCTCGGGGTATTCCAATTTTATGCCGAAGAGGGAACGCCAGCTGCCAGGCTGCCAGATCAAATTGCCCCAGAGGTGAAACAGGAACGCTATGAGGAGATTATGGAGCTTCAGGCTGACATCTCTGAACAGCACAATCAGCAGTTAGTGGGTCGCACGCTCCCTGTCATAATCGATGAGCGCAATGAATCGAGCGATGAATACTTCGGCCGAACGCAATGGGATGCCCCGCAAATCGATAATACGGTTCATATCATCGGTGATTTAAAAATCGGTCAAATCTATTCCGTCGGTATTGAAAGAGCCACCGAATATGACCTCTGGGGAGAAGTTAGTTCTTAA
- a CDS encoding GWxTD domain-containing protein, whose product MRYMLITVLGAMLAWAYTVFPTRLNAQAEMVPYHLYELPTFHYDLVNVASPDPKLSRLQLFLKIAFDELQFTSTDTNFHASYEIAAVLYDKAGNQIDGKTQQEEVNAASFDLTNSRRAYSISYLKFDVEPGTYKIIISLTDQETKQKRTVKDVVKLRDFAADKLMISDVALVRNLQYDSLGVKSFQPDIADCIKELTEPLFVYFEIYSRSDGDEQFDVSYSVKNAKRKQVLKSNYLRRKDDVRTMESFILPISELAQGKYVLHVAVKANSGEAETEKPIFIRWANMPSTVSDIDLAIRQLRYITDKKEFTKLNKADADEKLRRFEQFWREHDPTPGTEANEAMDEFYRRVQYSNENFTAFREGWRTDMGMIYIIFGPPSDVERHPFDLEYKPHEIWYYNDINKQFVFMDQTGFGEYRLLTIGWEAWRNLVKNPW is encoded by the coding sequence ATGAGATATATGCTTATCACCGTGTTAGGTGCCATGCTCGCATGGGCCTATACAGTATTTCCAACGAGATTGAACGCCCAGGCTGAGATGGTGCCATACCATCTCTACGAGCTTCCGACCTTTCATTATGATCTGGTGAATGTTGCATCGCCGGACCCAAAATTGAGTCGGCTGCAACTCTTTTTAAAGATCGCTTTCGATGAATTGCAGTTTACCAGCACCGACACCAATTTTCATGCGAGTTATGAGATCGCAGCCGTTTTGTATGATAAAGCTGGAAATCAGATCGATGGCAAGACCCAGCAAGAGGAAGTGAACGCCGCGAGCTTCGATTTGACCAATTCCCGACGCGCATATAGTATTTCCTACTTAAAATTCGATGTCGAACCTGGGACCTATAAGATCATCATCAGCTTGACGGATCAAGAGACGAAGCAGAAGCGAACGGTGAAGGATGTGGTAAAATTGAGAGATTTCGCTGCTGATAAGTTGATGATCAGCGATGTCGCGTTGGTCCGAAACCTCCAATATGATTCCCTTGGGGTAAAGTCCTTTCAGCCCGATATTGCCGATTGCATCAAAGAATTGACCGAACCATTATTCGTCTATTTTGAAATATACAGTCGATCCGACGGTGACGAACAATTTGATGTGAGCTATTCGGTGAAGAACGCCAAGCGGAAGCAGGTACTGAAAAGCAACTATTTGCGTCGGAAAGATGACGTTCGCACCATGGAATCATTCATATTGCCCATTTCCGAATTGGCGCAGGGAAAATATGTTTTGCATGTCGCGGTGAAGGCCAACTCCGGCGAAGCCGAGACAGAAAAACCGATTTTCATCCGGTGGGCAAATATGCCATCCACCGTATCCGACATCGATCTTGCAATTCGACAATTGAGATATATTACGGACAAAAAAGAATTCACCAAGCTCAATAAGGCCGATGCCGATGAGAAATTGAGACGATTCGAACAATTCTGGCGAGAACATGATCCCACTCCAGGTACGGAGGCCAATGAGGCGATGGATGAGTTCTATCGGCGCGTCCAATATAGCAATGAAAATTTCACTGCGTTCCGAGAGGGCTGGAGGACCGATATGGGGATGATCTACATCATTTTTGGGCCGCCAAGCGATGTGGAACGCCATCCATTTGATCTGGAATATAAGCCGCATGAGATCTGGTATTATAACGATATCAACAAGCAATTTGTGTTCATGGATCAGACCGGCTTTGGGGAATATCGCCTCTTGACGATTGGTTGGGAAGCCTGGCGCAATTTGGTGAAAAACCCCTGGTGA
- a CDS encoding LD-carboxypeptidase has translation MESQTRLKPFQLTKNSTIGVVSPASCPADEVQYRQGIAYLESLGYRVVEAAHVLDRRGYLAGNDLDRANDLNAMFRDPHIDAIVCSRGGYGTARLLQCLDYEALGRNPKIFVGYSDITALNLAIWQQTGLVSFSGAMVAVEMGKGIDPFTELHFWRALTSTDPIGLLTNPENNPIQVYHPGKATGILLGGCLSLINVLLGTPYCPDFRGAILFIEDIDEEPYRVDRYLAQLRLAGILDQVAGVVVGQFTECDPRDPEKPSLTLSEIFDDYLAPLNVPIITNFAYGHGSVKHIMPIGVKAILDTELGGVMIPESAVKPKMTG, from the coding sequence TTGGAATCGCAGACACGCCTCAAACCATTTCAGCTTACAAAGAATAGCACAATCGGAGTCGTCTCCCCTGCCAGTTGTCCAGCCGATGAAGTGCAATACCGGCAAGGCATCGCTTATCTCGAAAGTCTCGGGTATCGGGTGGTGGAGGCAGCACATGTTTTGGATCGCCGCGGGTATTTGGCAGGAAATGATTTGGATCGTGCTAATGATTTGAATGCGATGTTTCGCGATCCGCATATCGATGCGATTGTCTGTTCGCGAGGCGGCTATGGGACCGCTCGGCTATTGCAATGTCTCGATTATGAGGCTTTGGGTCGGAACCCGAAAATTTTTGTCGGTTATAGCGATATCACTGCCTTGAATCTGGCGATTTGGCAACAAACGGGGTTGGTCAGCTTTTCGGGCGCCATGGTCGCCGTGGAAATGGGCAAAGGCATTGATCCATTTACCGAATTGCATTTCTGGCGCGCATTAACCAGCACCGACCCGATCGGATTGTTAACCAATCCAGAAAATAATCCAATCCAGGTTTATCATCCTGGCAAAGCCACTGGGATCCTATTGGGCGGATGTTTATCCTTGATCAATGTGTTATTGGGCACTCCCTATTGTCCCGATTTTCGCGGCGCAATTTTATTTATCGAAGACATTGATGAAGAACCGTACCGAGTCGATCGGTATTTGGCCCAGTTGAGATTGGCCGGAATTCTGGATCAAGTGGCTGGTGTTGTGGTCGGCCAATTTACCGAATGCGATCCGCGCGATCCAGAAAAACCAAGTCTGACCTTGAGCGAAATCTTCGATGATTATCTGGCTCCCCTGAACGTTCCGATCATTACCAATTTCGCGTATGGGCATGGTTCAGTCAAGCATATCATGCCAATTGGTGTCAAGGCGATTTTAGATACCGAACTGGGGGGCGTAATGATTCCTGAAAGCGCGGTCAAACCCAAAATGACCGGGTAG